A stretch of the Nematostella vectensis chromosome 1, jaNemVect1.1, whole genome shotgun sequence genome encodes the following:
- the LOC5500388 gene encoding dipeptidyl peptidase 2, with the protein MRKQFWFVGHHPGKDMEIKIGLLVFVGIISFVAAEIPQFKTGTFEQTVDHFNFIQSGTFKQRYLYTEKYWDGKGPIFFYSGNEGGITGFWENSGFVFEAAKNFSALVIFGEHRYYGESLPFGQDSFKIENIGYLSIEQALADFATLIPALKKQFKAEEKPVVSFGGSYGGMLSAYLRFKYPNVIQAALAASAPIYFIADLSIRDFFFPAVTRDFKNADPKCPDLVRAGFIELDNLKKEGLKGLDAISKAFKLCKPLKSADQINHLIGWIRNAFTIIAMCDYPYATDFLAPLPANPVNYACKLLATASDRLSGLADAAGLAYNGTSGTLKCFDPWTEFVECADPTGCGLGNANLAWDYQACTELPMPAGTNNVTDMFPVLPWTLDMRADYCQKHWQVKPRLEWPGISLWGRDISTASNIIFSNGNLDPWRPGGVLKSVSPSLVAVLVEGGAHHLDLRSSNPEDPPSVVAAREMELELIRKWIS; encoded by the exons ATGCGAAAACAATTTTGGTTTGTTGGACATCACCCTGGGAAGGACATGGAGATCAAAATTGGACTGTTGGTGTTTGTGGGAATTATTAGTTTTGTTGCGGCAGAAATTCCGCAATTCAAGACTGGAACTTTCGAGCAAACAGTTGATCATTTCAATTTCATTCAGAGTGGCACTTTCAAACAGCGCTATCTTTACACTG AAAAATACTGGGATGGCAAAGGCCCTATATTCTTCTACAGTGGCAACGAGGGGGGCATTACAGGTTTTTGGGAGAACTCAGGTTTTGTATTTGAGGCAGCAAAGAACTTCAGTGCTTTAGTGATATTTGGAGAGCAT AGATATTATGGAGAGTCCCTTCCGTTTGGCCAGGACTCATTCAAGATAGAGAACATTGGATACCTGAGCATAGAGCAGGCGCTGGCAGACTTTGCTACCTTGATTCCTGCTCTTAAAAAGCAGTTCAAAGCTGAAGAAAAGCCAGTAGTCTCATTTGGTGGCAG CTATGGCGGGATGCTAAGTGCCTACCTGCGGTTCAAGTACCCAAATGTCATCCAAGCTGCTTTGGCTGCCAGTGCACCTATATATTTTATAGCTGATCTTTCCATCAGAGACTTTTTCTTTCCAGCTGTTACCAGG gatttCAAAAATGCTGACCCTAAATGCCCTGATTTAGTTAGAGCTGGATTCATTGAGCTggataatttgaaaaaagaaGGGCTTAAAG GTCTTGATGCAATTTCCAAAGCGTTCAAGCTGTGCAAGCCACTTAAATCAGCTGACCAG ATAAACCACCTTATTGGCTGGATCAGAAATGCCTTCACCATCATAGCAATGTGCGACTACCCATATGCTACTGACTTCCTGGCTCCTTTACCTGCAAATCCTGTGAATTACGCCTGTAAGCTACTAGCCACTGCCTCGGACAGACTGTCAGGGCTTGCAGATGCTGCTGGTTTGGCTTATAATGGGACAAGTGGTACCTTAAAATGCTTTGACCCTTGGACAGAGTTTGTAGAGTGTGCGGACCCAACAGGGTGTGGTCTTGGCAATGCTAACCTTGCCTGGGATTATCAG GCCTGCACAGAGCTCCCAATGCCTGCTGGGACCAATAATGTGACCGACATGTTCCCTGTGTTGCCATGGACACTTGATATGAGAGCTGACTATTGCCAGAAGCATTGGCAAGTCAAGCCTCGTCTAGAATGGCCTGGAATCTCACTTTGGGGCAGAG ATATCAGCACAGCTTCAAACATTATATTCTCGAATGGCAACTTGGATCCTTGGAGACCTGGTGGG GTGCTTAAGTCAGTTTCGCCAAGCTTGGTTGCTGTGCTTGTTGAAGGTGGAGCCCATCATTTGGACCTTAG ATCTTCTAACCCAGAAGATCCGCCTTCAGTGGTCGCGGCTCGTGAAATGGAATTAGAACTTATCAGAAAATGGATTTCctaa
- the LOC116603748 gene encoding dynein axonemal intermediate chain 3 yields the protein MPEEKKDDTKSSMDGEEETEDETPSDIMPLFFTSKTQEIFACKGDEDVTDENPFKLIPKEAIEQDFKSRAAISDFHPAKKIVQSYPAEELLIVYDPAFKYGQNFYLCLTEEAKERHLNPPKEELGEGEEIEGEEEVEEGVFRRFPRTPQPWESLGSELEVEEEVVVENRPKVKFRISRLRREFGAPVSFTTHSATDAKGGLIDCPSYDEETPSFKKMEFEKAIQAVSVLEDVGSQTDWLKPCNAATQYVPREFEEYEKEKINKSLMFKNFVNKVTPRFELALQQNEIMNVFYDDYESMADDETTFGAKSDNYLKEYQSFTDLLYSKEKTITSIEWHPSIKGIIGVSCGERLLFDERIDQSSRILMTASLVLIWSFSDPIHPLVLLQAPDEIHSFKFNPSDPNIIAGGCINGQVVMWDISNYSERLKTHRQSHGQTKKNSMNSLPGFEDESMTDMSPKIRYCAVSSIEHSHKTSITDIQWIPDHMEIGRMGHVVQNKSQHCCQLMTCAADGTVLFWDTRPNKSAAPQTTANSAGVPLTFKHLDLTWKPILKTTVQRQTGTGEFGPKVFSIFEKQSKTKGKPSNESADADNTGVSRLPSNVAKGKDQGKPLENVSTKFLVGTEEGDLVYLDWRPEKDTDSGKIMTPRPEHVWAAHDGPINTLQVSPFFKDIILTVGGWTFAIWKEGVNSDPLLLSSSHIVKLTKGHWSPSRPGVFFIAKADGMVDVWDLLDRSHEPSLTQNITAATITTIFPHQVSSKQQLLAAGDSTGTLHVMEVPWNLRHPSANEANVMENFFEREVKRLAFVEERKKMREVEKRERDAEETRRQQEGKKPDESEADIEAKQRMEYQEYLELEKKLLEELGIREEPEDSLDV from the exons ATGCCCGAGGAGAAAAAGGACGACACAAAGAGCAGCATGGATGGTGAAGAGGAGACAGAAGATGAGACTCCTTCAGATATTATGCCGCTTTTCTTCACAAGCAAAACTCAGGAGATTTTTGCATGCAAAGGGGACGAAGACGTGACGGACGAAAACCCCTTTAAATTAATCCCAAAAGAGGCTATCGAGCAAGACTTCAAATCACGTGCTGCAATTTCCGACTTTCATCCTGCTAAAAAAATTGTGCAG TCTTATCCAGCAGAAGAACTTCTAATTGTTTATGATCCAGCATTCAAATATGGACAAAACTTCTACCTCTGCCTTACTGAAGAGGCCAAGGAAAGACACCTAAAT CCACCTAAAGAAGAgcttggagagggagaggagaTTGAAGGTGAAGAGGAAGTAGAGGAAGGGGTGTTTAGGAGATTTCCTCGGACTCCCCAACCCTGGGAATCCCTCGGCAGTGAGCTGGAAGTGGAGGAAGAGGTTGTGGTTGAAAACCGTCCAAAG GTGAAGTTCAGGATATCCCGGCTGCGGCGTGAGTTTGGTGCTCCAGTGTCGTTTACCACTCACAGTGCCACTGATGCTAAGGGTGGTTTGATTGACTGCCCATCATATGACGAGGAAACTCCAAGCTTTAAGAAAATGGAATTTGAGAAAGCCATTCAG GCGGTCTCTGTCCTAGAGGATGTGGGCAGTCAGACAGATTG GCTTAAACCATGCAATGCAGCCACTCAGTATGTTCCTCGTGAGTTTGAGGAGTATGAGAAGGAAAAGATAAACAAGTCCCTCATGTTCAAGAACTTTGTCAATAAAGTAACACCAAG GTTTGAACTAGCCCTGCAGCAGAATGAGATCATGAATGTGTTCTATGATGACTATGAGTCCATGGCTGACGATGAGACAACATTTGGTGCTAAGTCGGACAACTACCTCAAG GAATATCAGTCATTTACAGATTTACTCTACAGCAAGGAGAAGACTATAACTAGCATAGAATGGCACCCATCCATTAAAG GGATCATAGGTGTGTCCTGTGGGGAGCGCTTGTTATTTGATGAGCGTATCGACCAGTCCTCCAGGATCCTCATGACGGCATCTCTTGTTCTGATCTGGAGTTTCTCAGACCCTATTCACCCCCTGGTGCTACTCCAGGCTCCTGATGAGATCCACTCATTCAAGTTCAACCCATCTGATCCAAACATCATAGCAGGGGGGTGCATTAATGGACAG GTTGTAATGTGGGATATCAGTAACTACAGTGAAAGACTAAAGACTCATAGGCAGTCTCATGGACAGACAAAGAAGAACTCCATGAACTCCTTG CCAGGGTTTGAGGATGAATCAATGACAGACATGTCCCCCAAGATCAGGTATTGTGCTGTCTCATCAATAGAGCACAGTCATAAGACATCCATCACAGATATCCAGTGGATCCCAGACCACATGGAG ATTGGTCGTATGGGCCATGTGGTGCAGAACAAGTCCCAGCACTGTTGTCAACTCATGACATGTGCAGCGGATGG GACTGTCCTATTCTGGGACACTAGACCCAATAAATCTGCAGCTCCACAAACCACTGCAAACTCAGCTGGGGTACCCTTGACATTTAAACATCTGGACTTGACATGGAAGCCCATCCTTAAG ACCACTGTTCAGCGCCAGACAGGGACGGGCGAGTTTGGACCAAAAGTATTCAGCATATTTGAGAAACAAAGCAAGACTAAAG GGAAGCCTAGCAATGAGTCAGCAGACGCCGATAATACAGGAGTAAGCCGGCTGCCCTCAAATGTTGCCAAGGGGAAGGACCAGGGGAAACCTCTTGAGAATGTCAGCACAAAGTTCCTTGTTGGGACTGAG GAAGGGGATCTTGTGTATTTGGACTGGAGGCCAGAGAAAGACACCGACAGCGGCAAGATCATGA CGCCACGCCCTGAGCACGTGTGGGCGGCGCATGACGGCCCTATAAACACCCTCCAGGTGTCGCCGTTCTTCAAGGATATTATACTGACAGTGGGAGGGTGGACTTTCGCCATCTGGAAAGAGGGGGTCAAC AGTGATCCCTTGCTGCTTTCTTCTAGTCACATCGTTAAGCTCACAAAGGGCCATTGGAGCCCTTCAAGGCCCG GCGTGTTCTTTATCGCCAAGGCGGACGGAATGGTGGACGTTTGGGACTTATTGGACAG GTCCCACGAACCATCACTGACGCAGAACATCACGGCagccaccatcaccacaataTTCCCCCACCAAGTGTCCA GTAAGCAGCAGCTGCTGGCAGCAGGCGACAGCACGGGAACCCTGCACGTGATGGAAGTGCCGTGGAACCTAAGGCACCCCTCTGCGAATGAG GCGAACGTAATGGAGAATTTTTTTGAGCGTGAGGTCAAACGGCTGGCGTTCGTGGAGGAGCGGAAGAAAATGCGAGAAGTGGAAAAGCGTGAGCGGGACGCGGAAGAGACTCGGCGGCAACAG GAAGGCAAGAAGCCGGATGAAAGCGAAGCAGACATCGAGGCAAAACAGCGAATG GAATACCAGGAGTACCTGGAACTTGAAAAGAAGCTTCTTGAAGAACTTGGTATACGCGAGGAGCCTGAAGACTCCTTGGATGTCTAG